Proteins from one Ipomoea triloba cultivar NCNSP0323 chromosome 1, ASM357664v1 genomic window:
- the LOC116028885 gene encoding putative receptor-like protein kinase At4g00960 — protein sequence MATISLTSSPPPSPPTITPVSSPPAPPTISSISSRELPDPFFNPFFLFPVASPTISPADIPVPSPTFSAGYSPTAPPTISPVDILVPSPTFSADYSSPPAPPTISRPPPGNHGSSSAKVIIAIVVPVIGIILLLIAVLYFLMRIRNSKKQNTELQTTDEISGSVHAGGNSNEESLQYDFASIQLITNVFSPDNKIGEGGYGSVYKGMLPSGQEVAIKRLSRNSGQGEKEFRNEVEVVAKLQHKNLVKLLGYCSKRDEKILIYEFVPNGSLDYFLFDPEKQHVLEWSKRYKIIRGIARGLLYLHEDSRLRIIHCDLKTSNILLDVNMDPKIADFGMAKTFGIDQIQGNTSRIVGTYGYMSPEYAMHGEFSVKSDVFSFGVMVIEIITGKKNRNTCQTTNRAQDLLSYAWEQWRDGTPLEILDPVLAKSSYTVNEVIHCLHIGLLCVQEDADERPTMEDVVLMLSSYSTNNWSAPREPAFYRNRSGNVPKEISLELSVTVSEASTIGKLCPR from the exons ATGGCTACTATCAGTCTTacttcttctcctcctccatCTCCACCAACTATCACTCCTGTTTCTTCTCCTCCCGCTCCACCCACTATCTCTTCTATTTCTTCTCGTGAGCTTCCTGATCCtttttttaatcctttttttctttttccggTTGCTTCACCAACTATCAGTCCTGCGGATATTCCTGTTCCTTCACCAACTTTTTCTGCTGGTTATTCGCCTACGGCTCCACCAACTATCAGTCCGGTTGATATTCTTGTTCCTTCACCGACTTTTTCTGCTGATTATTCATCGCCTCCGGCTCCACCAACTATCAGCCGTCCTCCTCCAG GAAACCATGGAAGTTCTTCTGCAAAAGTGATTATTGCCATTGTAGTTCCAGTCATTGGGATTATACTACTCCTCATTGCAGTCCTTTATTTTCTGATGAGAATTAGAAATTCTAAGAAACAAAATACTGAACTACAGACAACAG ATGAAATTTCTGGCTCCGTCCATGCTGGGGGGAATTCAAATGAGGAGTCCTTGCAATATGATTTTGCTAGTATTCAACTTATTACCAATGTATTCTCTCCTGACAATAAGATTGGTGAAGGTGGATATGGTTCTGTATACAAG GGAATGCTTCCCAGCGGACAAGAAGTAGCTATAAAAAGGCTCTCCAGGAACTCAGGACAAGGAGAAAAAGAATTCAGGAACGAAGTTGAAGTAGTTGCCAAGCTTCAACACAAAAATTTAGTTAAACTATTGGGATATTGCTCCAAAAGAGATGAAAAGATACTTATCTATGAATTTGTGCCCAATGGAAGCCTTGATTACTTTTTATTTG ATCCTGAGAAACAACATGTATTGGAGTGGTCAAAACGCTACAAAATTATAAGAGGAATTGCACGGGGACTACTTTACCTTCATGAAGATTCTCGTCTTAGAATTATACATTGTGATCTCAAAACAAGCAATATActattggatgtaaatatggATCCAAAAATAGCTGATTTTGGAATGGCGAAAACTTTTGGTATTGATCAAATTCAAGGAAATACAAGCAGAATTGTTGGAACATA TGGTTATATGTCTCCGGAGTATGCAATGCACGGAGAGTTTTCTGTGAAATCAGATGTTTTCAGTTTCGGTGTTATGGTTATAGAGATTATTACTGGAAAGAAAAATCGCAACACTTGCCAAACGACAAATAGAGCACAAGACCTTCTTAGCTAT GCTTGGGAACAGTGGAGGGATGGCACACCATTAGAAATACTAGATCCAGTTCTTGCAAAGTCGTCGTATACAGTAAATGAAGTCATCCATTGTTTGCACATTGGTTTGTTATGTGTTCAAGAAGATGCAGATGAAAGACCTACAATGGAAGATGTGGTTTTGATGCTTAGTAGTTATTCTACTAATAACTGGTCAGCACCTCGTGAACCTGCATTTTATCGTAATAGAAGTGGGAATGTGCCAAAAGAAATATCGTTGGAACTGTCTGTGACGGTGAGTGAAGCGTCAACAATTGGTAAACTTTGTCCAAGATAA